A stretch of Oncorhynchus mykiss isolate Arlee chromosome 14, USDA_OmykA_1.1, whole genome shotgun sequence DNA encodes these proteins:
- the roa0 gene encoding Heterogeneous nuclear ribonucleoprotein A0, with translation MTNQLCKLFVGGLNVETTDDGLRQHFEQYGQLTDCVVVQNQQLQRSRCFGFVTYSSGEEADAAMAARPHVVDGTNVELKRAVAREDAGRPEALAKVKKIFIGGLKDDIEDDHLNDYFSQFGAIEKAEVISDKQTLKKRGFGFVYFEDNDSADKAVVLKFHTINGHKVEVKKALTKQEMQSAGGRGRGGRGMRGSQNGYDGGRGGGYGNYGEWIDDTFFFINPAG, from the exons ATGACGAACCAACTTTGTAAGCTGTTTGTCGGTGGATTGAACGTCGAGACTACAGACGATGGACTTCGGCAACATTTCGAGCAGTACGGCCAGTTAACTGACTGCGTAGTGGTCCAGAACCAGCAGCTACAAAGGTCCCGGTGCTTCGGCTTTGTAACCTACTCAAGCGGGGAGGAGGCCGATGCAGCCATGGCCGCCAGGCCACATGTCGTCGATGGTACCAACGTGGAGTTAAAAAGGGCGGTTGCACGGGAAGATGCCGGTAGGCCAGAGGCACTCGCCaaagttaaaaaaatatttatcggTGGGTTGAAAGACGACATAGAAGACGACCATTTGAATGATTATTTCTCTCAATTCGGGGCAATTGAGAAGGCCGAAGTAATCAGTGACAAACAGACTCTCAAAAAAAGAGGATTTGGCTTTGTCTATTTTGAAGATAATGACTCTGCCGACAAAGCAGTGGTGCTGAAGTTCCACACAATCAATGGGCACAAAGTGGAGGTGAAGAAGGCCCTCACCAAGCAAGAGATGCAGTCAGCCGGTGGTCGGGGAAGAGGCGGGCGAGGAATGAGAGGGTCTCAAAATGGCTACGACGGCGGAAGAGGTGGCGGCTACGGCAACTATGGCG AATGGATAGATGACACATTCTTCTTCATAAATCCTGCTGGTTGA